In the genome of Leptospira licerasiae serovar Varillal str. VAR 010, one region contains:
- the flhF gene encoding flagellar biosynthesis protein FlhF, with product MDFAKIRGKDLQDCLMQMKMKYGPEAHVIEHRILTEGGVFGTGLMARKVVEIQVGIPEKASSREKVEKKLQDLKELLKQKSTLGSEKRRSLEELPSWEERTSRPRTSSLPKELIEVTSEEIESEENLGLSFSKEFEPKIVRPIRKEQDSNILKMRDKLIKEGMSEAYAEEIISQVEQRLSPLDRSRTVAVQEKIVEVLSERVQVEPDIFKGTRRGQRKVVFFVGPTGSGKTTSIAKLAAKYHLHMGKSVSLYTTDNYRIAAIEQLKRYADTMEMPFYAVKDLKRFQETLARDGSELILIDTAGYSHRNVDQLSKMYGYLSAFGERDNVENILVLSATSSYHHTHSVMKAYEPLGFRRILLTKLDEAEFLGGFLELADTLNKGFTHLSVGQEVPFDMIPAEKHQLAECAVNPEKLIEIRGEVFSA from the coding sequence ATGGATTTCGCAAAGATTAGGGGCAAGGATCTACAGGATTGCCTAATGCAGATGAAGATGAAATACGGCCCGGAAGCCCATGTCATCGAACATAGGATTTTGACCGAAGGTGGGGTGTTTGGAACAGGTCTTATGGCCCGCAAGGTCGTCGAGATCCAAGTCGGGATCCCTGAAAAGGCAAGTTCCAGAGAGAAGGTGGAGAAAAAACTCCAAGACCTAAAAGAATTGCTGAAACAAAAGTCTACTCTTGGCTCTGAAAAAAGAAGAAGTCTGGAAGAGTTACCTAGTTGGGAAGAAAGAACTTCTCGTCCGAGGACTTCTTCTTTGCCTAAAGAACTAATAGAAGTCACATCTGAAGAAATAGAGTCCGAGGAAAATTTAGGGCTTTCTTTCTCCAAAGAATTCGAGCCTAAAATTGTAAGGCCGATCCGCAAAGAGCAGGATTCCAATATCCTTAAAATGAGGGATAAACTTATCAAAGAAGGAATGAGCGAGGCTTACGCGGAAGAAATTATTTCCCAGGTGGAGCAGAGACTTTCCCCTTTGGATCGTTCTCGTACAGTGGCAGTTCAGGAAAAAATCGTAGAAGTTCTTTCTGAAAGAGTGCAGGTGGAACCTGATATTTTTAAGGGAACTAGAAGGGGACAGAGAAAAGTGGTCTTCTTTGTGGGGCCTACCGGTAGTGGAAAGACAACTAGTATCGCAAAACTAGCCGCTAAGTACCATCTTCATATGGGAAAATCAGTGTCACTTTACACAACCGACAACTATAGGATCGCGGCAATCGAACAGCTAAAACGCTACGCGGATACCATGGAAATGCCTTTTTATGCGGTAAAAGATCTGAAACGTTTTCAGGAGACCCTGGCAAGAGACGGATCAGAGCTGATCCTAATAGATACTGCGGGTTATAGCCATCGTAATGTGGACCAGCTTAGCAAAATGTACGGATATCTTTCCGCATTCGGAGAAAGGGACAACGTCGAAAATATCCTTGTATTATCCGCCACATCTTCGTATCATCACACCCACTCCGTAATGAAAGCCTACGAACCTCTTGGTTTCCGTAGAATTTTATTAACTAAACTGGACGAAGCGGAATTTTTGGGTGGATTTCTGGAACTAGCCGATACACTTAATAAGGGTTTTACCCATTTAAGTGTTGGTCAAGAAGTTCCCTTCGATATGATCCCAGCGGAAAAACACCAACTCGCTGAATGCGCAGTAAATCCGGAAAAACTCATCGAGATCCGTGGAGAAGTATTCTCCGCTTAA
- a CDS encoding MinD/ParA family protein — protein MDQATQLRKLTEGNTSLKLVSSTKPMTKIIAIASGKGGVGKSTISVNLAISMAKAGQKVLVFDGDLGLANVNVILGIIPKYNLYHVVKGHKSLKDIIIQAPEGVDIIAGASGYSQLANLNDTQRNNLIKGFADLDSYDYMIIDTGAGISSNVIGLTLPADDVIVVTTPEPTAITDSYGLIKAIVSQSRDKNLKMVVNRVRSAIEGKKVADRVIDISGQFLEVRVENLGFIFQDDEVEKSIREQKPYIIHSPKSKAAACLNRITYSLLNQEMDNLDDSGITGFFRKFFNFVDVREKQQSEEE, from the coding sequence ATGGACCAAGCGACTCAGTTGCGGAAACTTACCGAGGGTAATACGAGTTTAAAACTCGTGTCTTCAACCAAACCTATGACTAAGATTATAGCGATCGCTTCCGGAAAGGGTGGGGTCGGTAAAAGTACTATCTCCGTAAATCTAGCTATCTCCATGGCTAAGGCGGGACAGAAAGTCCTAGTATTCGACGGAGACCTAGGACTCGCTAACGTAAATGTGATCTTAGGGATCATCCCTAAGTATAATTTGTATCATGTAGTCAAGGGACATAAAAGTTTAAAGGACATCATCATCCAAGCTCCGGAAGGAGTGGATATCATTGCGGGCGCAAGCGGATATTCTCAACTTGCGAACCTGAACGATACCCAAAGAAATAATTTGATCAAAGGATTTGCCGATCTGGATTCCTATGATTATATGATCATAGACACCGGAGCAGGGATCAGTTCTAACGTGATCGGACTTACACTTCCTGCGGACGATGTAATCGTAGTTACTACGCCTGAACCAACCGCAATCACCGACTCTTATGGTCTCATCAAAGCGATCGTTTCCCAAAGTAGGGACAAAAATCTAAAGATGGTCGTCAACCGTGTGCGTTCCGCTATCGAAGGCAAAAAGGTTGCAGATCGTGTGATCGATATCTCAGGCCAGTTCCTAGAAGTGAGAGTCGAAAATTTAGGATTTATCTTCCAGGACGACGAGGTGGAAAAAAGTATCCGGGAGCAAAAACCTTATATCATCCATTCACCTAAGAGCAAAGCGGCCGCTTGTTTGAATCGGATCACTTATTCTCTACTCAACCAAGAAATGGACAATTTGGACGACTCCGGAATTACAGGATTCTTCCGTAAGTTTTTCAATTTTGTGGACGTTAGAGAAAAACAACAGAGCGAGGAAGAGTGA
- the whiG gene encoding RNA polymerase sigma factor WhiG has translation MSKLFEKYNNTDETELWKSYRDSKDQNIRSYLVEKYSPLVKHVAGRIAIGMPQNVEFDDLVSYGVFGLLDAIEKFDPERQIKFKTYAMTRIRGSIFDELRSIDWIPRSIRQKAKQLEQIIGMLENKEGAHVEDEAIAKEMGISVEEFNSLLTKISGTSLVSLNDIWFLGDENDEVSFMETLESPMNMNPDTIIEKEEIKNVIVEAIKTLPDKEKKVIVLYYYEDLTLKEIGEVLEVTESRISQLHTRAVARLRSKLGKVKSVISKK, from the coding sequence ATGTCCAAACTTTTCGAAAAATACAATAATACGGATGAAACCGAACTTTGGAAGTCCTACCGGGATTCAAAAGACCAAAATATTCGCAGTTATCTTGTAGAAAAATATTCTCCTCTAGTCAAACACGTAGCTGGTCGTATCGCGATCGGTATGCCTCAAAATGTTGAGTTCGATGATCTTGTTTCATACGGGGTATTCGGTCTTCTAGATGCGATCGAAAAATTCGATCCGGAAAGACAGATCAAATTTAAAACCTATGCGATGACCCGGATCAGAGGTTCTATCTTCGACGAACTTCGTTCTATCGATTGGATTCCCCGCTCTATTCGCCAAAAAGCGAAACAGTTGGAGCAAATTATCGGAATGCTCGAGAACAAAGAGGGCGCTCATGTAGAGGACGAAGCGATCGCAAAAGAAATGGGGATCTCCGTCGAGGAGTTCAACTCTCTTCTTACTAAGATCAGCGGCACGTCACTCGTTTCTTTAAATGATATTTGGTTCCTTGGCGATGAGAACGACGAGGTTTCTTTCATGGAGACATTAGAATCTCCAATGAACATGAATCCTGACACGATCATCGAAAAAGAAGAAATCAAAAACGTGATCGTGGAAGCGATTAAGACACTTCCGGACAAAGAAAAAAAAGTAATCGTCCTTTATTATTACGAAGATCTAACCTTAAAAGAGATCGGAGAAGTATTGGAAGTAACCGAGTCCAGGATTTCCCAACTTCATACGAGAGCTGTCGCAAGGCTTCGTAGTAAATTAGGAAAAGTGAAATCGGTTATTAGTAAAAAATAA
- a CDS encoding FapA family protein produces the protein MSLTSFLKDQSKELDKLQNEQVEVIAPTLEKCLQMAAAHLKRKSHELDYIVIKRGKKKLFGSEPWHIRASILPEDTFLDELSELDKKLTGGSGKLVSKDLKEFLQPKDRDGKAVVQIFRNGVYLTVYPPSGEGKAIELSEVSRRLSVRGVNEVDDGQIRKIVKETKGEPIYISNMKPRQGAEGKMVLDIAPDKMKAKITFIPPKPGGRDLEVKDVVNYLKNAGIKYGVKEEEIQKRLEDEFYNQPFTAAEGDPPVNGKNAQVIFHVRVSKKVVFREDESGKVDYKDMDLIENVVVGQLLAEKIPAERGKYGRTLFNELLPAKDGLDTELKQGKGTILSEDRTKLTAEVNGQVVYASGRLSVETVYRVNGDVGIKTGNVTFLGSVIITGNVEDNYSVKAAGNIEIYGTVQKANVEADGDIIIRQGVSGRDEARIESTGGNVIAKFIQNATVVTEKDVVVQEGILHCFVSAGGKVISNGKRGQIVGGTIRASDTIAAKVIGSSANPATELIVGTDPKVLKQISEYEEKLAENQDKFEQISKSLKTLKARKENDPASFTQDHEQQLIKTSKATEKLEIRVREYENEIQNLKAYIEERAANGKISVEKTLYGGVTIKIKSAEFKTRNEIKHKSFVEENGVIRQLPYQDPEPDKKDWRKNRSRGK, from the coding sequence TTGAGTCTTACATCCTTTCTTAAAGACCAATCTAAAGAACTAGATAAGCTCCAAAACGAGCAGGTAGAAGTAATAGCTCCTACTTTGGAGAAATGTCTGCAGATGGCTGCAGCACATCTCAAACGAAAATCACACGAGCTGGACTATATAGTAATCAAACGCGGAAAGAAAAAACTTTTCGGATCGGAACCTTGGCATATCAGAGCATCCATTCTTCCGGAAGATACTTTCTTAGACGAACTCTCGGAATTGGACAAAAAGCTCACCGGCGGCTCCGGAAAACTAGTCTCCAAAGATCTGAAAGAGTTCCTACAACCTAAGGATAGAGACGGAAAAGCAGTCGTTCAAATTTTCCGCAACGGAGTTTACCTCACAGTATATCCCCCATCCGGCGAAGGAAAGGCGATCGAATTGTCGGAAGTTTCTCGAAGACTTTCCGTTAGAGGCGTAAACGAAGTAGACGATGGCCAGATCCGCAAGATCGTAAAAGAGACAAAGGGAGAACCTATTTATATTTCCAATATGAAACCAAGGCAGGGCGCCGAGGGGAAAATGGTATTGGATATCGCTCCCGATAAGATGAAGGCAAAGATTACTTTTATCCCTCCAAAACCGGGCGGAAGAGATCTGGAAGTAAAAGACGTAGTCAATTATCTCAAAAATGCAGGGATTAAATACGGAGTAAAAGAAGAAGAGATCCAAAAAAGGTTGGAGGACGAATTTTATAACCAACCTTTCACCGCTGCAGAAGGAGATCCTCCTGTTAACGGAAAAAATGCTCAGGTTATCTTCCATGTACGTGTCAGCAAGAAGGTAGTCTTCCGAGAAGACGAGTCCGGAAAAGTAGACTACAAAGATATGGACCTGATAGAGAACGTTGTTGTAGGACAACTTCTGGCGGAAAAAATTCCTGCGGAAAGAGGGAAATACGGACGCACATTATTCAACGAACTTCTACCAGCAAAAGACGGATTAGATACCGAACTCAAACAAGGTAAGGGTACTATCCTTTCCGAAGACAGGACCAAACTCACTGCGGAGGTGAACGGACAAGTTGTCTATGCAAGCGGTAGACTTTCCGTCGAAACGGTTTACAGGGTCAACGGGGACGTGGGTATCAAAACAGGTAACGTTACATTCTTAGGTTCCGTAATCATCACTGGGAACGTAGAGGACAATTATTCGGTCAAGGCAGCGGGAAATATAGAGATCTACGGCACTGTCCAAAAAGCAAACGTAGAAGCGGATGGGGACATTATCATTCGCCAAGGGGTTTCCGGAAGAGACGAGGCCAGGATCGAATCCACTGGCGGGAACGTGATTGCAAAGTTCATTCAGAACGCAACCGTAGTCACCGAAAAAGACGTAGTAGTGCAGGAAGGAATCCTACACTGCTTTGTGAGCGCCGGGGGGAAAGTGATCTCCAACGGTAAGAGGGGGCAAATTGTAGGAGGTACGATTCGTGCTTCCGATACCATTGCGGCCAAGGTCATAGGATCTTCCGCCAACCCAGCAACAGAGTTGATTGTAGGAACGGATCCAAAAGTATTAAAACAAATCTCAGAATACGAAGAAAAACTGGCAGAAAACCAGGATAAGTTCGAGCAGATCTCCAAGAGTCTAAAGACTCTTAAGGCGAGAAAGGAGAATGATCCGGCATCTTTTACCCAAGACCATGAGCAACAATTGATCAAAACCAGTAAGGCTACCGAAAAACTGGAGATCCGGGTCCGAGAATACGAAAACGAGATCCAGAATCTCAAGGCGTATATAGAAGAAAGAGCCGCGAACGGAAAGATCAGCGTCGAAAAGACCTTATACGGTGGGGTTACCATCAAGATCAAAAGTGCGGAATTTAAGACCCGTAATGAGATCAAACATAAGAGTTTTGTGGAAGAGAACGGGGTTATTAGACAATTGCCGTACCAAGATCCTGAACCGGATAAAAAAGACTGGAGAAAAAACAGATCTAGAGGAAAATAA
- a CDS encoding DUF370 domain-containing protein, translating into MSQFSVLNVGFGNIVMVSKIVGIIHSDSASAKRIRNEAKSNNSLVDATQGKKTRSIIITDSNHLILSNLRVEALTRRIESRDNSIAEEEEEKD; encoded by the coding sequence ATGTCCCAATTTAGCGTCTTGAACGTTGGTTTTGGAAATATAGTCATGGTTTCCAAGATCGTGGGTATCATTCATTCGGATTCGGCCTCCGCAAAAAGGATCCGAAACGAAGCCAAAAGTAATAACAGTTTGGTAGACGCGACTCAAGGGAAAAAGACCAGGTCCATTATCATTACGGACTCCAACCATCTGATCCTTTCCAACTTAAGAGTGGAAGCCCTCACAAGAAGGATAGAAAGCAGGGATAATTCTATCGCAGAAGAAGAGGAAGAAAAGGACTGA
- the gmk gene encoding guanylate kinase yields the protein MVLSSVAGGGKSTLIQMIRAKHPDLAFSVSCTTRPPRPGDKEGVTYFFLSKEEFESGIDKGEFLEWAKVHDNYYGTPVKFVNQCMSAGKSVIMDLDVQGAAQVKQKLGKEAITIFILPPNEEEWEKRLRGRGTDSEESILKRIKNGKEELSHKDEFDHIIVNDTLEHALSRLEEILF from the coding sequence ATCGTTCTATCCTCCGTAGCAGGAGGCGGTAAATCCACACTTATCCAAATGATACGAGCCAAACATCCAGATTTGGCTTTTTCAGTTTCTTGTACTACGAGACCTCCGCGTCCCGGGGACAAAGAAGGAGTAACGTATTTTTTCTTAAGCAAAGAAGAATTCGAATCCGGGATCGATAAGGGAGAATTTCTGGAATGGGCCAAGGTTCATGATAATTACTACGGAACTCCCGTTAAGTTCGTGAATCAATGTATGTCAGCCGGCAAATCCGTGATCATGGATTTAGATGTGCAGGGAGCTGCCCAGGTAAAACAAAAACTCGGAAAAGAAGCTATCACGATCTTTATACTTCCTCCAAACGAAGAAGAATGGGAAAAAAGACTAAGAGGTAGAGGAACCGATTCCGAAGAAAGTATCCTGAAACGTATCAAGAATGGAAAAGAAGAACTGTCACATAAAGACGAGTTCGACCATATCATTGTGAACGATACTCTCGAACACGCTCTCTCTCGTTTAGAAGAAATTTTATTTTAG
- a CDS encoding DUF3089 domain-containing protein → MSKTVRFIFLVSVLTVCSNCIFLIKPRKDFEESKNLAAPDYSRSEFWAALPDKKDNADLVPENSGLKESQSIAEADTFYIHPTTLLLRPKYWNGDLKDESLNERTDKHPIKTQASAFNECCKVYAPRYRQAAFFVFTKDAPEGEAALDLAFQDVKNAFLYYMKNWNKGRPYIIASHSQGTRHSVRLLKEVISSNPEYKKNLIVSYSIGFPFKQEETGLPVCSGPKDTGCVVGWNSYIWGNSPGRLLDRYGKETVCVNPLSWKQDQEYSAKSENLGSINRSFDQLIPGIADAKCNSGVLWIHEPEISRTPNLGKDGNLHTGDFHFFYANIRKNAKDRLESFKIQSVKRGRE, encoded by the coding sequence ATGAGTAAGACAGTGCGTTTTATTTTCTTGGTATCCGTTTTAACAGTTTGTTCTAATTGTATATTCCTCATTAAACCCAGGAAGGATTTTGAAGAGAGTAAAAATTTAGCAGCCCCCGATTATTCTAGATCTGAATTTTGGGCGGCGCTCCCGGATAAAAAAGATAATGCGGATCTGGTCCCGGAAAATTCAGGTTTAAAGGAAAGCCAATCTATAGCGGAAGCGGATACTTTTTATATTCATCCAACCACGTTACTTCTTCGGCCTAAGTATTGGAATGGGGATCTAAAGGACGAAAGTTTAAACGAAAGAACCGATAAACATCCGATCAAGACGCAAGCGAGCGCATTCAATGAATGTTGTAAGGTCTATGCTCCTAGATATAGACAGGCTGCATTTTTCGTTTTTACTAAAGATGCTCCGGAAGGAGAAGCCGCTTTGGATCTTGCATTCCAAGATGTGAAAAACGCCTTTTTATACTATATGAAAAACTGGAACAAGGGGCGTCCTTATATCATAGCTTCTCATAGCCAAGGTACTCGGCATTCCGTTCGTCTGCTCAAAGAGGTCATTTCTTCTAATCCTGAATATAAGAAAAATTTAATTGTTTCTTATTCGATCGGGTTTCCATTTAAACAAGAGGAAACTGGTTTGCCCGTGTGTTCCGGTCCAAAAGATACAGGATGTGTGGTCGGTTGGAATTCCTATATTTGGGGAAATTCTCCGGGTAGATTATTGGACAGATATGGAAAAGAGACAGTCTGTGTGAATCCGTTAAGTTGGAAACAAGACCAGGAATATTCTGCTAAATCCGAAAATTTAGGAAGTATAAATCGAAGTTTCGATCAATTGATCCCGGGCATTGCCGATGCTAAATGTAATTCAGGCGTTCTATGGATCCATGAGCCGGAGATAAGCCGGACGCCAAACTTAGGAAAGGACGGGAATTTACATACAGGTGATTTTCATTTCTTCTACGCGAATATTAGAAAAAATGCAAAGGATAGATTGGAATCTTTTAAAATACAGAGTGTTAAAAGAGGCAGAGAGTAA
- a CDS encoding TOBE domain-containing protein: MKKKTILFLSLIIISTGTVYSKSKKVSAPTKPKYVSGEELVNNPGKAVGETVRVAGTVTHVLYKGNSIRFVVHFSGKPVVLDSDDYSLMNRVSVGSYVEVCGFYLKNKKLDLDGRRTDMPSIVIEQTYCTN, translated from the coding sequence ATGAAAAAGAAAACGATCCTCTTTCTTTCACTAATAATCATCTCTACCGGAACCGTTTACTCTAAGAGTAAAAAAGTTTCTGCTCCCACGAAACCTAAATATGTTTCCGGAGAGGAACTGGTCAATAATCCGGGAAAAGCTGTCGGCGAAACAGTACGAGTCGCCGGCACTGTGACCCATGTATTATACAAAGGGAATTCGATCCGATTCGTAGTTCATTTTTCAGGAAAACCGGTGGTTTTGGACTCGGATGATTACAGCCTAATGAATAGAGTATCCGTCGGTTCTTACGTGGAAGTCTGCGGATTTTATCTAAAAAACAAAAAGTTAGATCTGGACGGAAGAAGAACAGATATGCCTTCGATCGTGATAGAACAAACCTACTGCACGAATTAA
- a CDS encoding periplasmic-type flagellar collar protein FlbB: MASLTDKARAVYLVLLIFFLVLIGFFAFHYFQIIDAAEIFPFLRTEPGLVNADSESPSELEKLEFRKEMERLAKDRDEISQKEEELKKEKERLEAELEKIEELKRGLTSKENELKSSESERNSRGKLVKVMAEKVANMPPDNAVQMLTNWPDKDIIDVFIQMDKDAEQDGRQTITTYLLTLFPAERRANITNKWLSRSDVIKAPESNSESEEL; the protein is encoded by the coding sequence GTGGCAAGTTTAACCGACAAAGCAAGAGCCGTATATCTAGTACTTCTGATCTTCTTCCTTGTGTTGATCGGATTTTTCGCGTTTCATTATTTTCAGATCATAGATGCTGCTGAAATTTTTCCTTTCTTAAGGACCGAACCCGGCTTAGTGAATGCGGACTCAGAATCCCCTTCCGAATTGGAAAAGTTGGAATTCCGCAAAGAGATGGAACGACTCGCTAAAGATAGGGATGAGATCTCACAAAAAGAAGAAGAATTAAAAAAAGAAAAAGAGCGTCTGGAGGCAGAACTCGAGAAAATCGAGGAACTCAAGCGAGGTCTTACTTCCAAGGAAAACGAGCTCAAGTCTTCAGAGTCCGAAAGGAATAGCAGAGGTAAATTGGTTAAGGTCATGGCGGAGAAGGTTGCAAATATGCCTCCGGATAATGCCGTGCAGATGTTGACCAATTGGCCGGACAAAGATATTATAGATGTATTCATCCAAATGGATAAGGACGCAGAACAAGACGGTAGACAAACGATCACCACTTACCTTCTCACCTTATTCCCGGCCGAACGCAGGGCGAATATTACGAACAAATGGTTGTCCAGATCTGATGTGATCAAAGCTCCTGAGTCCAATTCAGAGTCCGAAGAACTTTAA
- the fliJ gene encoding flagellar export protein FliJ yields MKRFQFRLEPVLRLKKIREDQKLKELSELVAEVNQRQSEIDSNEARIHSLSSTELSGNTDLREYSYLQTYMRQLLTRNTELETEIRSFDEPVGKKRAEVSEARKEKKVLELLKESRFKEYMHSYRKAERIQAEEQFLADLYRKTREEIYGDDRSKRDPKVFTYDTGGVERTGTEDAGLSELRKLYERYKK; encoded by the coding sequence ATGAAAAGATTCCAATTCAGACTCGAGCCAGTACTTCGTTTAAAGAAGATCAGAGAAGACCAAAAGCTCAAAGAACTTTCGGAATTGGTTGCGGAAGTAAACCAACGACAATCTGAAATAGATTCCAATGAAGCAAGGATACATTCCCTATCTTCTACGGAGCTTTCCGGAAATACGGACTTAAGAGAATATTCGTATTTGCAAACTTATATGAGACAGCTTCTAACTCGAAACACTGAGTTAGAGACCGAGATCCGTTCTTTCGATGAACCGGTTGGAAAAAAAAGGGCGGAAGTCTCAGAGGCAAGAAAAGAGAAGAAGGTGCTGGAACTTCTAAAGGAAAGCCGTTTTAAGGAATACATGCATTCCTATAGAAAGGCGGAAAGAATCCAAGCAGAAGAGCAATTTTTAGCAGATCTTTATAGGAAAACTAGGGAGGAAATTTATGGGGATGATAGATCTAAACGGGATCCGAAAGTATTTACCTATGATACGGGAGGCGTCGAGCGCACCGGTACAGAAGATGCGGGACTTTCTGAGCTCAGAAAGCTTTACGAGCGTTATAAAAAGTGA
- a CDS encoding FliI/YscN family ATPase — protein MIEKKFHEKVDVISKYFLILDRTETIRKSGRVVRVSGNVIYSEGPPDSKIGEIMEVQKAGTEGYLQCEIVGFENHVYTLMPLGPVEGVYPDAFVFSSGRSLNVPVGRELLGRVLNGVGRPIDKKGLIITSEEKSPEGESINPLDRPVIRDILLTGVRAIDGILTVGRGQRLGIFSGSGVGKSSLLGMIARFTNADVNVIALVGERGREVNEFLERDLGKEGLAKSVVFAATSDAPKMEQVNCALLATSVAEYFREQGLHVNLMMDSLTRFAHANREISVSNHEPPITRGFSSSVFTKLAKLVERSGTSKSGGSITGFYTILTDTDEMEDPIADAVRGYIDGHIILSRKLAERNHYPAIDIPASLSRVMQSIVEEDQFMRAGMIRELISTYYSVEELILLNAYVRGSDPKVDLAIRKKDKIDSYLKQRLMERSLFPQTISGLRDILKEEREEEEF, from the coding sequence ATGATAGAGAAGAAGTTTCACGAAAAGGTAGACGTCATCTCCAAGTATTTCCTGATCTTGGACCGCACAGAAACCATCCGTAAGTCCGGAAGGGTTGTTCGTGTTTCCGGCAATGTAATTTATTCGGAAGGACCTCCAGATTCCAAGATCGGAGAGATCATGGAAGTCCAAAAAGCAGGAACGGAAGGTTACCTGCAATGTGAGATTGTTGGCTTCGAAAATCATGTATATACACTAATGCCTTTGGGTCCAGTAGAAGGTGTATATCCTGACGCATTCGTGTTTTCTTCGGGAAGAAGTTTAAATGTCCCTGTAGGTAGAGAACTACTCGGCCGAGTGTTGAACGGTGTTGGACGTCCAATCGATAAAAAAGGACTCATTATCACATCGGAAGAAAAATCTCCAGAGGGAGAAAGTATCAATCCTTTGGATCGGCCTGTGATCCGGGACATTCTTCTTACAGGCGTAAGAGCGATCGATGGGATTTTAACCGTAGGTAGAGGACAAAGATTAGGGATCTTCTCCGGATCCGGTGTGGGAAAATCCAGCTTGCTCGGTATGATCGCAAGATTCACGAACGCAGATGTGAACGTGATCGCACTCGTAGGAGAACGAGGCAGAGAGGTGAACGAATTTTTGGAAAGAGACCTAGGAAAAGAAGGTCTCGCAAAATCGGTCGTATTTGCAGCTACTTCCGACGCTCCTAAAATGGAACAGGTCAACTGCGCCCTACTCGCCACTTCCGTCGCGGAATATTTTAGAGAGCAAGGACTTCATGTAAACTTAATGATGGATTCCTTGACCAGGTTCGCTCACGCTAACAGAGAAATCTCCGTTTCCAACCATGAGCCTCCAATCACCAGAGGATTTAGTTCATCCGTTTTTACTAAATTAGCAAAACTTGTAGAACGTTCGGGAACTTCCAAATCAGGAGGAAGTATCACCGGATTTTATACGATCCTAACGGACACAGACGAAATGGAAGACCCTATCGCCGACGCAGTCCGCGGTTATATAGACGGTCACATTATCCTTTCCCGTAAACTTGCGGAAAGAAATCATTACCCCGCTATCGATATTCCGGCTTCTCTTTCCAGGGTAATGCAATCCATTGTGGAAGAAGATCAATTCATGAGAGCAGGGATGATCCGAGAACTCATCTCCACATATTATTCTGTGGAAGAATTGATCTTGTTGAATGCATATGTAAGAGGATCCGATCCAAAAGTAGATCTTGCCATTCGTAAAAAAGATAAAATAGATTCTTATCTAAAACAGAGACTTATGGAAAGAAGTCTTTTCCCTCAAACAATCAGCGGTTTAAGAGATATCTTAAAAGAAGAAAGAGAAGAAGAGGAATTCTAA